DNA from Drosophila busckii strain San Diego stock center, stock number 13000-0081.31 chromosome 2R, ASM1175060v1, whole genome shotgun sequence:
CTAACACTCAGCacctttagttattatattatatttttgtataataattaagcttgtaaataaattatatttattagtaGCTAAATtcaagagcaacaataataattttatgctttactaAAAAGAATACAGACCAGATTAcacttattttttaattttgtaacaattatttggataattttattttattgttgctataagATAAGAAATctttattaaagtttaaactgtTAGCACATTGATGCGTTGCCAGCTTGGAATTAAAACTTGATAAAGTTAAGCttgtatttttagtatttggattgctaaaataaagtttataacaTTATaatgctgctttgttttttttaaatttaaaattatagtaGCTGCTtttatgcaatattatttgcaatgtaataaataagaaataatttattaataaacgaATAAAGACAAATGAATTAATGCATGAGTCTGCAATTAATGCttaatgcattatttattaaactttaaatgcaatttctttATAAACAAGAGTGTGAAATTAACTCATTGCCATGTTAACTGTatttagtaaataatatttacataatgcGGCGGCTGCTTGCGTAGCAAACACGCCTCGTTTTTTGAGCTTTGAAGGTGACTGGGTCAACGTCAGACAACAGGTGTGAGTAAAGGTAAATAGTTGAACAAAAATGCGTTGATAAGGCGGCGGTTGAACTTGAAATAATTGGCAAAActggtttatttttttgttgagttTGTTGACATCGGCGCGTTATCGCAACTGATAAATTACAACATCGatataaaaggcaaaagcaatgATGGGCAGCTAGACAGAGTTACGACAACGAGCTGGCAGTAAAGATGATGAAGCGTACACTTgctatttgcaacattttatggctgctgctgctgctggaggcgACCACTGCTATGTACGATGGGCGCATTGTGGGTGGCGAACTGACGGATATACGCGATTTTCCATATCAGGCATCGATACAGCTGCATGGGCAGCATATTTGCGGCGGCGCCATAATCGGCGATTACTTCATATTAACCGCTGCCCATTGCTTCGAGGAGCCTTTTGATGTGCTCGACTACAGCGTTCGGCTGGGCGCCAGCGAACATGCAACTGGCGGCGAGCTGCTCAGTCTGCGTCAAATCATACGCCATGGTGGCTATAACACTCTAACGCACGATAATGacttggcgctgctgttgctcaatGCTCGGCTTAATTTCAGCAGCGCGCAGCTGCAGGCAGTGCCGCTGGCCAGCACTGAGGATGTACTGACGCCTGCTACGCTGCTTTATGTCAGCGGCTGGGGCTATCAGAGCGAGCAGGGCGAGGAGGGCGTCTCGGCGGCGCTGCGCTTTGTCGATGTTGCACTTGTTGACGCCACCGTCTGTCGTCATGCCTATCGCAAAGTGCTGCCCATCACACAGCGCATGCTCTGCGCCGCTAGTGCCGGCCATGATGCCTGCCAGGGCGACTCGGGTGGTCCTTTGGTGGGCTACCAGGCGCAGAGCACGCAAGGCAAGCTCTATGGCATTGTCTCCTGGGGCTTAGGCTGTGCTCAGGCCGACTTTCCGGGTGTCTACACAAGCGTGGCGGCATTTAGAAATTGGATTGATGCCCAGGTGGGCGCCTGGGGCTGGAATACGCTGCTCAACAGCTGGAGCGCACTACAGCGCAGCACTGAGCGCTGAGTTCTCAAAATGTTTGTTTCGTTTTCAATTAGtataagctaaatattatgtacaaatatagcgtaaaatacaaaaatttacagtTTAGCATATAtttctcatatttatttatttatataaatgtatgcttatagttaaaactaaagctgcaTGCGCATATATTACTAAAAGAGTTGAGTTGGTTATATCTATTTACAATTGGTTTtattataattcatttatttatttatattgcaattcACTTCGAGAATCGTAAGCTAAACTTTCAGCAACTGGCATACAACTCTtactattaataaaatttatcgatactatcgacaTAATTTGTTAACTTGGACTATCAGGACTATCAATGACTCGACTACTCAATCTTAAGCCATTCgagcaactttaatatttaaaggcTGACTGCaatcttttcttttattattatatcatattaaattacagtagttttatatgtttactttttccgtgagcaaacaaatttgaatttggtcAGCAGAGacgaaaatatattaaaaaaaattgttgtcaaATTTTGTgacttataaaattaatatgaagGGCTTAGAGCTATAAATGCAATATTGTTAGTAAATGATTTAACTGAATTAtgttaaagtaaaatttaatttactttcaaataattaacataCAGTGGAGCTCAAACTGGTGGTCGTGGCGACttgaaatttttcaaatac
Protein-coding regions in this window:
- the LOC108594892 gene encoding trypsin beta, producing MYDGRIVGGELTDIRDFPYQASIQLHGQHICGGAIIGDYFILTAAHCFEEPFDVLDYSVRLGASEHATGGELLSLRQIIRHGGYNTLTHDNDLALLLLNARLNFSSAQLQAVPLASTEDVLTPATLLYVSGWGYQSEQGEEGVSAALRFVDVALVDATVCRHAYRKVLPITQRMLCAASAGHDACQGDSGGPLVGYQAQSTQGKLYGIVSWGLGCAQADFPGVYTSVAAFRNWIDAQVGAWGWNTLLNSWSALQRSTER